One Setaria italica strain Yugu1 chromosome I, Setaria_italica_v2.0, whole genome shotgun sequence DNA window includes the following coding sequences:
- the LOC101768693 gene encoding abscisic acid receptor PYL8, producing MVEMDGAVGVGGGGQAPAPAPRLWRLVDERCDLRAMESEYVRRFHRHEPRDHQCSSAVAKHIKAPVHLVWSLVRRFDQPQLFKPFVSRCEMKGNIEIGSVREVNVKSGLPATRSTERLELLDDNEHILSVKFVGGDHRLQNYSSILTVHPEVIDGRPGTLVIESFVVDVPDGNTKDETCYFVEALLKCNLKSLAEVSENRVTGDQTEPLDR from the exons atgGTGGAGATGGATGGCGCCGTGGGAGTAGGAGGCGGCgggcaggcgccggcgccggcgccgcggctgtGGCGGCTGGTGGACGAGCGGTGCGACCTGCGCGCCATGGAGTCGGAGTACGTGCGGCGGTTCCACCGGCACGAGCCCCGCGACCACCAGTgctcctccgccgtcgccaaGCACATCAAGGCGCCCGTCCACCTC GTTTGGTCTCTGGTGAGGCGGTTTGATCAACCACAGCTTTTCAAGCCCTTTGTGAGCCGGTGCGAAATGAAAGGAAACATTGAGATTGGCAGTGTGAGGGAGGTCAATGTGAAGTCTGGGCTGCCAGCCACAAGAAGCACGGAGAGACTGGAGCTGTTAGATGACAATGAGCACATACTCAGCGTCAAGTTTGTTGGAGGTGATCACAGGCTGCAG AACTACTCCTCCATCCTCACCGTCCACCCCGAGGTCATCGACGGCCGGCCAGGGACGCTGGTGATCGAGTCCTTCGTTGTGGACGTCCCCGACGGCAACACTAAGGACGAGACGTGCTACTTCGTGGAGGCCCTGCTCAAGTGCAACCTCAAGTCGCTCGCGGAGGTGTCAGAGAACCGTGTCACCGGGGATCAAACGGAGCCCCTTGACCGGTGA